The Miltoncostaea oceani genome includes a region encoding these proteins:
- a CDS encoding radical SAM protein, with translation MGRPAPADGHAHLRWRLAGADPARPALLETAESHEGRGELAGLELLHVRARSIVNRVPETSGMPFRWTVNVYRGCSHGCVYCFARPTHEYLGLGIGEDFDRRIVVKVNAVECLRAELRTPRWGGETIAMGTNTDPYQPVEGRYRLTRGVIEALAEARNPFSILTKSTLIGRDVDLLADAATRMPVETGLSIGTLDEDVWRATEPNTPNPRRRVETLARLRAAGVPCGVFIAPIIPGMSDADDQLEEVVAAVCGAGATWITPVMLYLRAGVREHYLGWLRAHRPELVADAERRYRRAYGPSAERDALARRVRAMIRAHGGPEPRRETPFGRRPAAAARAGRPDPQLRLL, from the coding sequence ATGGGACGCCCCGCCCCCGCCGACGGTCACGCGCACCTCCGCTGGCGCCTCGCCGGCGCGGACCCCGCCCGCCCCGCCCTGCTCGAGACCGCCGAGAGCCACGAGGGACGCGGGGAGCTGGCGGGCCTCGAGCTGCTGCACGTCCGCGCGCGGTCGATCGTCAACCGGGTACCCGAGACGTCGGGCATGCCGTTCCGCTGGACGGTCAACGTGTACCGCGGGTGCAGCCACGGGTGCGTCTACTGCTTCGCGCGCCCCACCCACGAGTACCTCGGCCTCGGGATCGGGGAGGACTTCGACCGGCGGATCGTCGTGAAGGTCAACGCCGTCGAGTGCCTCCGCGCCGAGCTGCGCACGCCGCGCTGGGGCGGCGAGACGATCGCGATGGGCACGAACACCGACCCGTACCAGCCCGTCGAGGGCCGCTACCGCCTGACCCGCGGGGTCATCGAGGCGCTCGCCGAGGCGCGCAACCCGTTCTCGATCCTCACCAAGTCGACCCTGATCGGGCGCGACGTCGACCTGCTCGCGGACGCGGCGACGCGGATGCCCGTCGAGACGGGGTTGTCGATCGGCACCCTCGACGAGGACGTCTGGCGCGCCACCGAGCCGAACACGCCGAACCCCCGGCGCCGCGTCGAGACCCTCGCGCGCCTGCGGGCCGCGGGCGTGCCGTGCGGTGTGTTCATCGCCCCGATCATCCCCGGCATGTCCGACGCGGACGACCAGCTCGAGGAGGTCGTCGCCGCCGTCTGCGGCGCCGGGGCCACCTGGATCACCCCGGTGATGCTGTACCTGCGCGCCGGCGTGCGGGAGCACTACCTGGGCTGGCTCCGGGCGCACCGGCCGGAGCTGGTGGCCGACGCCGAACGCAGGTACCGACGCGCCTACGGGCCGTCGGCCGAACGCGACGCGCTGGCCCGCCGGGTGCGCGCCATGATCCGCGCGCACGGCGGCCCGGAGCCTCGCCGCGAGACGCCGTTCGGCCGCCGCCCGGCCGCCGCGGCGCGGGCCGGGCGGCCGGACCCCCAGCTCCGGCTGCTCTGA
- a CDS encoding phosphatase PAP2 family protein: MRQSGPDPPGTGGAGTAGPAPAPALGRFRRPYPLVGEMAFLVGVVLVWQLLRIPFEVPADRAIANARRWLALEQDLGIAVERRVAGALAARPDLRDVALVVYQRLDAALVFAVLATLRLLDPRRYPTVRTAFVLVHVPALMVLALHPMAPPKWLPGWPGGTTPPVDLSADLLNQTAAAVSLHVGIPVLLAVAAIWMRPSSRLAWATVLYPAAMLWIVVATANHFVLDAVVGGACVALAWAVARAAHGAVPPSPPEAGARTIALAGLACAVLLPAANAVLLRLAA; this comes from the coding sequence GTGCGGCAGTCGGGGCCGGATCCCCCGGGGACCGGTGGCGCGGGGACGGCCGGGCCGGCGCCCGCGCCCGCCCTCGGGCGGTTCCGCCGCCCCTACCCGCTCGTCGGCGAGATGGCGTTCCTCGTCGGCGTCGTGCTCGTCTGGCAGCTCCTGCGCATCCCCTTCGAGGTCCCCGCCGACCGGGCGATCGCCAACGCGCGCCGGTGGCTCGCCCTCGAGCAGGACCTCGGCATCGCCGTCGAACGGCGCGTCGCGGGTGCGCTGGCCGCCCGTCCCGACCTGCGCGACGTGGCGCTCGTCGTCTACCAGCGCCTCGACGCGGCGCTCGTCTTCGCGGTCCTCGCCACCCTCCGGCTGCTCGACCCACGGCGCTACCCGACGGTCCGGACCGCGTTCGTCCTGGTCCACGTCCCCGCGCTGATGGTGCTCGCCCTGCACCCGATGGCCCCGCCGAAGTGGCTGCCGGGGTGGCCCGGTGGCACCACCCCGCCCGTGGACCTGTCGGCCGACCTCCTCAACCAGACGGCCGCGGCGGTCAGCCTGCACGTCGGCATCCCCGTGCTGCTGGCGGTCGCGGCGATCTGGATGCGCCCGTCCTCGCGGCTGGCGTGGGCGACGGTCCTCTACCCGGCCGCGATGCTGTGGATCGTCGTCGCGACCGCCAACCACTTCGTGCTGGACGCCGTCGTGGGCGGCGCCTGCGTCGCCCTCGCCTGGGCCGTCGCACGGGCGGCGCACGGGGCGGTCCCGCCGTCCCCGCCGGAGGCCGGCGCCCGGACGATCGCCCTCGCCGGGCTCGCCTGCGCGGTGCTGCTGCCGGCCGCCAACGCGGTCCTGCTGCGCCTCGCCGCCTGA
- a CDS encoding ATP-binding protein: MTPPYRPRVVDEELDELLPALAAVALEGAKGVGKTASAGRRAATVRQLDDPVQLALAAAEPARMLDGAPPVLIDEWQRVPAVWDLVRRAVDRGAPPGSFLLTGSAAPGDAPAHSGAGRIPTLRMRPLALAERGLGAPSVSLAALLRGDRRDLSGGTGLRLADYADEVVRSGFPGLRGLRGRAHRLQLDAYLSRLAERDVEEAGHRVRAPATLLRWLAAYAAATATTATFETIRRAATPGEGTEPSRATVQPYRDALERLFLLDPVPGWAPSRNRIARLALPPKHHLADPALAARLLGVDAGDLLAGREGGPPIPRDGVLLGALFESLVTLSVRVYAQAAEATVGHLRTKGGRQEVDLVVERAGRVVAIEVKLAQTVTDGDVRHLHWLADRLGDDLADAIVVTTGPDAYRRPDGVGVVPAALLGP, translated from the coding sequence GTGACGCCGCCCTACCGACCCCGCGTCGTCGACGAGGAACTCGACGAGCTGCTGCCCGCCCTGGCGGCCGTCGCGCTGGAGGGGGCGAAGGGCGTCGGCAAGACGGCCTCCGCCGGGCGGCGGGCCGCGACGGTGCGTCAGCTCGACGACCCGGTCCAGCTCGCGCTCGCCGCCGCCGAGCCCGCGCGGATGCTCGACGGCGCCCCGCCGGTGCTCATCGACGAGTGGCAGCGCGTCCCGGCGGTGTGGGACCTGGTGCGCCGCGCGGTCGACCGCGGAGCGCCGCCCGGCAGCTTCCTGCTGACCGGGTCGGCGGCCCCGGGCGACGCACCCGCCCACTCGGGCGCCGGGCGCATCCCGACGCTGCGCATGCGGCCCCTCGCGCTCGCCGAGCGCGGCCTCGGCGCGCCGTCGGTGAGCCTCGCGGCCCTGCTGCGCGGGGACCGCCGCGACCTGTCGGGCGGCACCGGTCTGCGCCTCGCCGACTACGCCGACGAGGTCGTCCGGTCGGGGTTCCCCGGCTTGCGGGGCCTCCGCGGCCGCGCCCACCGCCTGCAGCTCGACGCGTACCTCTCCCGCCTCGCCGAGCGGGACGTCGAGGAGGCCGGGCACCGGGTGCGCGCCCCCGCGACGCTGCTGCGCTGGCTGGCGGCGTACGCGGCGGCGACGGCGACGACCGCGACCTTCGAGACCATCCGCCGCGCCGCGACGCCGGGGGAGGGGACCGAGCCGTCGCGCGCCACGGTGCAGCCCTACCGGGACGCCCTGGAGCGGCTGTTCCTGCTCGACCCGGTCCCCGGCTGGGCGCCGAGCCGCAACCGCATCGCGCGCCTCGCGCTGCCCCCGAAGCACCACCTGGCCGACCCGGCGCTCGCGGCGCGGCTGCTGGGGGTCGACGCCGGGGACCTGCTCGCCGGCCGTGAGGGGGGTCCGCCGATCCCGCGCGACGGCGTGCTGCTCGGCGCCCTGTTCGAGTCGCTCGTGACCCTGTCGGTGCGGGTCTACGCCCAGGCCGCGGAGGCGACCGTCGGTCACCTGCGCACGAAGGGCGGCCGCCAGGAGGTCGACCTCGTGGTGGAGCGGGCCGGCCGGGTGGTGGCGATCGAGGTGAAGCTGGCGCAGACGGTGACCGACGGAGACGTCCGCCACCTCCACTGGCTGGCGGACCGCCTCGGCGACGACCTCGCCGACGCGATCGTGGTCACCACCGGCCCCGACGCCTACCGGCGCCCCGACGGCGTCGGCGTGGTCCCCGCGGCGCTGCTGGGACCCTGA
- a CDS encoding sulfurtransferase TusA family protein codes for MTTRVVDALGTWCPVPIHLVARAAARAAPGDVIELLADDPLIAVDLPAWCHTSGNALTDLRDEGGSWVGVVTVGGARGRDV; via the coding sequence GTGACGACCCGGGTGGTCGACGCCCTCGGCACGTGGTGCCCGGTGCCGATCCACCTCGTCGCCCGGGCCGCCGCCCGCGCCGCCCCCGGCGACGTGATCGAGCTGCTCGCCGACGACCCCCTCATCGCCGTGGACCTCCCCGCCTGGTGCCACACGTCCGGCAACGCGCTCACCGACCTGCGCGACGAGGGCGGCTCGTGGGTGGGCGTGGTGACCGTCGGCGGGGCGCGCGGGCGCGACGTCTAG
- a CDS encoding cysteine desulfurase family protein: MTAPAAYLDHAAASPLDPRVRAAMLPYLDADFGSPSSLHEWGRAPAAALARARGQVAALVGADPDHVVFTSGATEARNLAVKGLRAANAALGDGIVASAVEHPATLSACRSAERAGARLRIVPVDAVGRIDAGALAAAVDDATALVCVVHGQPDIGTLQDLPALIAAARGARPEARIVVDAGETAGRVPLDVAALGADAVVLGGGAIGGPPWTGALVVRPGARLHPLIEGGLQESGKRAGAEDVPGIAGLGAAAAVAAEGMVAAAARERALAARLAEGLLRVPDVRLNGDPDPAGRIPGHVQVSAGWVEGESLCLALAARGVAVSPGSACTADAGKAAPALEAIGLTAPWTHSAILLTLRATTTEEEVDHAVAAFADAVAALRAMSPLTP, from the coding sequence CTGACGGCGCCGGCCGCCTACCTCGACCACGCCGCCGCGTCCCCGCTCGACCCGCGGGTGCGGGCGGCGATGCTGCCCTACCTCGACGCGGACTTCGGCAGCCCGTCGAGCCTGCACGAGTGGGGGCGTGCCCCCGCCGCGGCGCTCGCGCGGGCCCGCGGCCAGGTCGCCGCCCTCGTGGGGGCCGACCCCGACCACGTCGTCTTCACCTCCGGCGCCACCGAGGCGCGCAACCTCGCGGTGAAGGGGCTCCGTGCGGCGAACGCCGCCCTCGGCGACGGCATCGTCGCGAGCGCCGTCGAGCACCCCGCCACCCTCTCGGCGTGCCGCAGCGCCGAGCGGGCGGGCGCACGCCTGCGCATCGTCCCCGTCGACGCGGTCGGCCGCATCGACGCCGGGGCCCTCGCGGCGGCGGTCGACGACGCCACCGCGCTCGTCTGCGTCGTCCACGGCCAGCCCGACATCGGGACCCTCCAGGACCTCCCGGCCCTGATCGCCGCGGCCCGCGGCGCCCGCCCCGAGGCGCGGATCGTCGTCGACGCGGGCGAGACGGCCGGTCGGGTCCCGCTGGACGTCGCGGCCCTCGGCGCCGACGCGGTCGTCCTCGGGGGCGGCGCGATCGGCGGCCCGCCGTGGACCGGGGCGCTCGTGGTCCGCCCCGGCGCGCGCCTGCACCCGCTCATCGAGGGCGGGCTGCAGGAGTCCGGCAAGCGGGCCGGGGCGGAGGACGTCCCCGGCATCGCCGGGCTCGGGGCGGCCGCCGCCGTCGCGGCGGAGGGGATGGTGGCCGCGGCGGCGCGCGAGCGCGCTCTGGCGGCGCGCCTGGCGGAGGGCCTGCTGCGGGTGCCCGATGTCCGCCTGAACGGCGACCCCGACCCGGCGGGACGCATCCCCGGGCACGTCCAGGTCTCCGCCGGGTGGGTCGAGGGGGAGAGCCTCTGCCTCGCCCTCGCCGCCCGCGGCGTCGCGGTGTCGCCCGGGTCGGCGTGCACGGCCGACGCCGGCAAGGCCGCGCCCGCGCTGGAGGCGATCGGCCTGACCGCGCCGTGGACGCACTCGGCGATCCTCCTCACGCTGCGGGCGACCACCACCGAGGAGGAGGTCGACCACGCCGTCGCCGCGTTCGCCGACGCCGTCGCGGCGCTCCGCGCGATGAGCCCCCTGACGCCGTGA
- a CDS encoding metallophosphoesterase family protein, producing the protein MAILSDIHANRQALDATLRAVREAGAATIWCVGDVVGYGADPSYCLSTILARSERCLGGNHDLGVTGEVSLDVFADLARDAVVWTREALGPAGRKTLQRLSPADPDHEVPMFHGSPRDPVWEYVLQVEQAREALEDRRCPLTFVGHTHLPSAWRLTPDGAMETHIPVPSGPMELTEGRWLVNPGSVGQPRDHDARAAWALYDPEARTVEFRRTPYDVAAAQNAILEAGLPSVLAHRLAEGR; encoded by the coding sequence ATCGCCATCCTCAGCGACATCCACGCGAACCGGCAGGCGCTCGACGCCACGCTGCGGGCGGTCCGGGAGGCGGGCGCCGCGACGATCTGGTGCGTGGGGGACGTCGTCGGGTACGGCGCGGACCCCTCCTACTGCCTGAGCACCATCCTCGCCCGGTCGGAACGGTGCCTCGGCGGCAACCACGACCTCGGCGTGACCGGCGAGGTGTCCCTCGACGTCTTCGCCGACCTCGCCCGCGACGCCGTCGTGTGGACCCGCGAGGCCCTCGGCCCGGCGGGCCGCAAGACGCTGCAGCGCCTCTCCCCCGCCGACCCGGACCACGAGGTGCCGATGTTCCACGGCAGCCCGCGCGACCCGGTCTGGGAGTACGTGCTGCAGGTCGAGCAGGCACGGGAGGCGCTGGAGGACCGCCGCTGCCCCCTGACGTTCGTCGGCCACACGCACCTGCCGTCGGCGTGGCGGCTGACACCGGACGGCGCGATGGAGACCCACATCCCGGTGCCGAGCGGCCCGATGGAGCTGACCGAGGGCCGCTGGCTCGTCAACCCCGGGTCGGTCGGGCAGCCGCGCGACCACGACGCCCGCGCCGCGTGGGCCCTCTACGACCCGGAGGCCCGGACCGTCGAGTTCCGCCGCACCCCCTACGACGTCGCCGCCGCGCAGAACGCGATCCTCGAGGCGGGCCTGCCGTCCGTGCTCGCCCACCGGCTGGCCGAGGGGCGCTGA
- a CDS encoding M48 family metalloprotease: MPIGGLPGGHGGRAAGIAAIAVVGAGGIVALLRWRLWSSGVPDVDPAPLTDWFDPAELAGNREYRRGVWTMAAIGAPLGAATLVGVALLGGRWRPTVVRAARARPWRAGLITGAGLAVVTTAVALPLSVARYAWGRDYGIVTQPVPAWLLDLAKGLGISIVLTGALGAGAAALIARLPRAWWVVLAGFVGAFVYLMSLLSPIVLEPIFQRTEPLRDPALSAQILELADRAGVEAEDVKVNDASVRTTAANAYVSGLGGSRHIVLYDTLLRDFPRDQVRMVVAHELAHVERRHVLKGSTWGAALAVPGCLLVFAVVGWRTGFAHAGRGPEGCDLVVRRLAVTAAAAAVISFASAPLGTWVSRAFEREAEWRGLQLSRDPEAAIGLQQGLVERSLGVPDPPAPVSFWFGTHPTALERIGMALRYRDGGS, from the coding sequence ATGCCGATCGGCGGGCTGCCCGGGGGACACGGCGGCCGCGCCGCCGGGATCGCGGCGATCGCCGTCGTCGGGGCCGGCGGGATCGTCGCGTTGCTGAGGTGGCGGCTCTGGAGCTCGGGCGTGCCGGACGTCGACCCGGCCCCCCTCACCGACTGGTTCGACCCGGCCGAGCTCGCCGGCAACCGCGAGTACCGGCGGGGCGTGTGGACGATGGCGGCGATCGGGGCGCCGCTCGGCGCGGCGACACTGGTGGGGGTCGCGCTGCTCGGCGGCCGGTGGCGCCCCACCGTGGTGCGCGCCGCCCGGGCGCGCCCGTGGCGGGCGGGGCTGATCACCGGCGCCGGCCTGGCCGTCGTCACGACCGCCGTCGCGCTGCCCCTGTCGGTCGCCCGCTACGCCTGGGGCCGCGACTACGGCATCGTCACGCAACCGGTCCCGGCGTGGCTGCTCGACCTGGCGAAGGGCCTCGGGATCTCGATCGTCCTGACGGGGGCGCTCGGCGCGGGCGCGGCCGCCCTGATCGCGCGCCTGCCGCGGGCGTGGTGGGTGGTGCTCGCGGGGTTCGTCGGTGCGTTCGTCTACCTGATGTCGCTGCTGTCGCCGATCGTGCTGGAGCCGATCTTCCAGCGGACCGAGCCCCTCCGCGACCCGGCGCTGTCCGCGCAGATCCTCGAGCTGGCCGACCGAGCGGGCGTGGAGGCCGAGGACGTGAAGGTCAACGACGCGAGCGTCCGCACCACCGCCGCCAACGCCTACGTCTCGGGTCTCGGCGGCAGCCGCCACATCGTGCTCTACGACACCCTGCTGCGGGACTTCCCGCGGGACCAGGTGCGCATGGTGGTGGCCCACGAGCTCGCCCACGTCGAGAGGCGCCACGTGCTGAAGGGCTCCACGTGGGGCGCCGCGCTCGCGGTGCCGGGATGCCTGCTGGTGTTCGCCGTCGTCGGCTGGCGCACCGGCTTCGCCCACGCCGGCCGCGGCCCCGAGGGCTGCGACCTCGTCGTGCGGCGCCTCGCCGTCACGGCGGCCGCGGCCGCGGTGATCTCGTTCGCGAGCGCCCCCCTCGGCACGTGGGTCAGCCGCGCGTTCGAGCGCGAGGCGGAGTGGCGCGGGCTGCAGCTCTCCCGGGACCCGGAGGCCGCGATCGGCCTGCAGCAGGGGCTCGTGGAGCGGAGCCTCGGGGTGCCCGACCCGCCCGCCCCCGTGAGCTTCTGGTTCGGCACCCACCCGACGGCGCTGGAGCGGATCGGGATGGCGCTGCGCTACCGGGACGGGGGGAGCTGA
- a CDS encoding 23S rRNA (pseudouridine(1915)-N(3))-methyltransferase RlmH — MRPPLDAAGGLYEERVDRIAGLRVDEVAAEALQKGEERARAAEAERLRARLLPRALRVALDPGGPVPASSPAFAAWLERRMQDRPVAFVVGGAVGISSDLLAECDERLSLGPLTMPHQLARVVLAEQLYRALCISSGHPYPH, encoded by the coding sequence CTGCGGCCGCCCCTCGACGCCGCCGGCGGGCTCTACGAGGAGCGGGTCGACCGCATCGCCGGGTTGCGCGTCGACGAGGTCGCCGCCGAGGCGCTCCAGAAGGGGGAGGAGCGCGCCCGCGCCGCCGAGGCGGAGCGCCTGCGGGCGCGGCTGCTGCCGCGCGCGCTGCGGGTGGCGCTCGACCCCGGGGGCCCGGTGCCGGCGTCGAGCCCGGCGTTCGCGGCGTGGCTGGAGCGGCGGATGCAGGACCGCCCCGTGGCGTTCGTGGTGGGTGGCGCGGTGGGGATCTCGTCCGACCTTCTCGCCGAGTGCGACGAGCGGCTGTCCCTCGGCCCCCTGACGATGCCCCACCAGCTCGCGCGGGTGGTGCTCGCCGAGCAGCTCTACCGGGCGCTCTGCATCAGCTCGGGGCACCCCTACCCGCACTAG
- a CDS encoding TetR/AcrR family transcriptional regulator: MAATTAPGASGPGGDDPPATRPLRQDAQRTVARVVEVATRVLADSPEATMQEIADAAGLGRATVYRHFATREDLMAAITLAAFSELGVTLEQSRLDEGDVVDALHRALEAILAVGDRYRFLAERPHAVDSPEKRAAVQERFAPVVALIARGREEGVIDPGVTVEWAGAVLGGVLRAALELVARGELDRAEAPALMVRTLLVGVGAAPGGGPSAGRGAPS; encoded by the coding sequence ATGGCCGCGACGACCGCACCGGGCGCGTCCGGGCCGGGGGGCGACGACCCCCCGGCCACCCGGCCGCTGCGGCAGGACGCCCAGCGCACCGTCGCGCGGGTGGTCGAGGTGGCCACCCGCGTGCTAGCCGACTCCCCCGAGGCGACGATGCAGGAGATCGCCGACGCCGCGGGCCTCGGGCGGGCGACGGTCTACCGCCACTTCGCGACGCGCGAGGACCTGATGGCCGCCATCACCCTCGCCGCGTTCTCCGAGCTCGGCGTCACCCTGGAGCAGAGCCGCCTGGACGAGGGCGACGTCGTCGACGCCCTCCACCGGGCCCTCGAGGCGATCCTCGCCGTCGGCGACCGGTACCGGTTCCTCGCGGAGCGCCCGCACGCCGTCGACTCGCCCGAGAAGCGGGCCGCGGTGCAGGAGCGCTTCGCCCCGGTGGTCGCCCTCATCGCACGGGGCCGCGAGGAGGGGGTCATCGACCCCGGCGTCACGGTCGAGTGGGCGGGCGCGGTGCTCGGCGGGGTGCTGCGCGCCGCCCTCGAGCTGGTCGCCCGGGGCGAGCTCGACCGCGCCGAGGCCCCCGCCCTCATGGTCCGCACGCTGCTCGTCGGGGTCGGCGCGGCCCCCGGCGGCGGGCCTAGTGCGGGTAGGGGTGCCCCGAGCTGA